TTGTTGTAAAAGTATACTTGGAATACAATCTTAAATATTCTAGGAATGTAAACCATGCATGTAAAACAATCCTATAGATAATGACAAAAAATAGTATATTAAAAGTTTTTTGGTGTTTTTAATAAGTAATGATACATAAGTCTAGAAAACAATCGTTGCTCAAACTTATGTTTACTTAAGCTACATAGGTCTTGATTATACAAATATATGTGGGCTGTTAAAAATAACTAATAGTTTATGAGAACTCGATTAGTTTAAAACTACTCGAACATAGGCAAGAGAGATATCATGAGTAGCTTTAATAAACAAGAAATTTTAAGGATAAAATTTAAATAAAATACTATATTATAATATCAACGTTTATAGACGTTGACAATTTAAAATTTTCATGCTACCATGCCTTAATATTGTCTACACTTATAGACGATTACACAAAAGGATAAAAATGTTAAATTTAATAGAGCAGTATCAAGATAGATTTCTTAAAAATTTTAATACGACATACAAGCGTTATTTATATAATGAAATTGATTTTAGCGAAAAGCTTATCGGTGTAGTAGGAGCTCGTGGCACAGGTAAGACCACAATGCTCTTTCAAAGATTGATTGAATTAAAAGCTCAAAACAAAAAAGCTCTATACATAAGTCTTGACTATCCGTTTTTAGGCTCTACTAGCCTCAGTGAACTTGCCTTTGAGTTTGTAGACAGTGGCGGAGAATATCTTTTGTTGGATGAAGTACATAAATACGAAGATTTTGCTGCACACTTAAAAACCATATACGACATGAGTCCTTTGAGCGTAATTTTTACAGGCTCATCTGCCGTAAGCATACTAAATGCAAAGAGTGATTTATCGCGTAGAGTTAGTGTATTTAGTCTAGAAGGTCTTAGTTTTAGAGAGTTTTTAGAGCTTGAAAGCGGTATGACAATAGATAAATTTAGTTTAGAAACTATACTAAAAGATCATCAGGTAATTGCGAATGATTTAAAAATAAAGCTAAGTCAATTTAAAAAATATCTTAAATTTGGTTATTATCCATTTTACTTTAATAAGCAAAGCTCATACTATGAAAGTTTGTTAAATACTATTAACCTAAGCATAGATGTTGATCTAACATCTCTAGGACTGGTTGAGCAAAAATATACTTATAAGCTTAAAAAACTGCTTGAAGTAGTCTGCCAAAGCGAGCCATTTGAAGTTAATTACACCAAGATTGCAACTCTTGCAGAGATAAGTAGGGCCAAGCTATATGATTATATTGCCTATTTAAATGATGCAAGATTAGTCAATATGATAGATGAGCAAAGCAGAGGACTTAGTAAGTTAGTGAAGCCTGCAAAAATATATATGAATAATACAAATTTAATTTATGCTTACGGCAATGATTGTAAGGTAGGCACTATAAGAGAGACTTTTTTTGCTAATCAACTAAAGATAAAACATAGGCTAAATATCCCAAAACAAGGAGATTTTATCATAGATGATAAATTTATATTTGAAGTTGGTGGGAAAAATAAAGGATTTGATCAGATAAAGGATATTGCAAACTCATATATAGCTTCCGATGAGATAGAGGTTGGAAGCGGTAATAAGATACCGCTTTGGCTGTTTGGATTATTGTATTAGGTGTTAAAATGGCGATTAATAAACGTGATTACGAAAAGGTTGAAACTTGCTTATTTATACATAAAGCAAAACCAAATGTATTTTTGCTGAGAAAAGTTATAAATGGCAAATACTTTACGAAAGTACTTATTTTGG
This Campylobacter sp. RM16192 DNA region includes the following protein-coding sequences:
- a CDS encoding ATP-binding protein; the encoded protein is MLNLIEQYQDRFLKNFNTTYKRYLYNEIDFSEKLIGVVGARGTGKTTMLFQRLIELKAQNKKALYISLDYPFLGSTSLSELAFEFVDSGGEYLLLDEVHKYEDFAAHLKTIYDMSPLSVIFTGSSAVSILNAKSDLSRRVSVFSLEGLSFREFLELESGMTIDKFSLETILKDHQVIANDLKIKLSQFKKYLKFGYYPFYFNKQSSYYESLLNTINLSIDVDLTSLGLVEQKYTYKLKKLLEVVCQSEPFEVNYTKIATLAEISRAKLYDYIAYLNDARLVNMIDEQSRGLSKLVKPAKIYMNNTNLIYAYGNDCKVGTIRETFFANQLKIKHRLNIPKQGDFIIDDKFIFEVGGKNKGFDQIKDIANSYIASDEIEVGSGNKIPLWLFGLLY